DNA sequence from the Sulfurimonas sp. HSL3-1 genome:
TATGCAGGGGCTGCTCAAATCGGCCCTCGTCGCCCGTCTGCTCGGCCCGAATGTCCACGGCTTCGATGCCGCTTCGGCCCGGGAGGGCGCCGCGGCGCTCTTCTACCGCACCAAAAGCCGCATCCCCTACGAGGCCAATATCATCCGCCGCAACTGCGACATCGTTGCGGAAGCCCTCGGTTTCACCGTCAGCGATGAAGAACTGCTCGCCAAGGCCCCGGCCCTGCCGGTCGGACCCCGCCCTGATTTCCTGGACGATGTCCCCTATATTGCCGTCGTCGTCGGAGCCTCCTGGCCCTCCAAGTGCTACCCGCCGGCGCAGCTGGCCGCCGTCTGTGACGCCCTGCCGTTTCCCTGCATCCTCGTCTGGGGTTCCGAGGGTGAGCACATGGACGCCGAGGCGATCGCCGCCGAGACTGCCAACGCCCGCGTGGCACCGAAAATCGGCCTGCCCGCACTGCGCGACCTCATCGGCCATGCGGCACTGACGATCGGCGGCGATACGGGCCCCACCCACCTTGCCTGGGCGCTGAACCGCCCCTCCATCGTCCTCTACGGCCCGACGACCCCGCGGATGATGTTCGAAACCCCGCACAACGTCGCGGTCGAATCGGACTCGGTGGTCGATATCCTCCGTATCGACAAAACCGACATGAGCATCGCGACGATCCCCCCCGCCTCGGTTATCCAGAAAGCGAAAGAGTTGCTATGATCCTCTACTATTTTTTCCGCGCCGTCGAGTTTTGCCTGATGCTCCTGCCCTACGCCCTGCGCAAAGCCTTCTTTACCGGCCTCGCCTCCCTCGCCTACGCGGTCGACCGCCAGCACCGCGCCGTCATCCGCCGCAACCTCGAGATCGCCTTCGGGGAAAACGTCGGAGAAGCCGAGGAGAAGACGATCGCGCGCTACTGTTACCGTAACCTGCTGCTGAACTTCCTGCAGGTCCTCGAAAACCAGCGCATGACCCCGCAGCGGCAGGCGGAACTGGTCACCTTTGCCAACCGCGACATCGTCAACCGCGCCCGGGAGGCGGGACGCCCCGTTATCTTCGTCTCCGGGCATTTCGGCAACTGGGAGCTCGGAGCGACGGCCATCGCCTCGCAGATCATGCCCACCGTCAGCATCCACAAGCAGCTCAACAACCCCTACTTCGACCGCTACCTGCTCGCATCGCGTTCGCGCCTGCAGATGCATATGGCGGAGAAACACGGCGCCGTCAAACACCTGACCCGGGCGCTGAAAAAAGGCGAAGCCGTCTCGCTGATGATCGACCAGAACATCCGGCCGCGGGAGAGCATCTTCGTCGATTTCTTCGGGACGCAGGTGACCCAGACCTCCGCGCCCGCCTTCCTGGCGCGCAAATACAACGCGGCGGTCATCCCCGTCTTTATCCATACCGAGAATGAGCAGCACTATACGGTCCGTTTCGAAGAGGAGGTTCCCGTGCCGCATACGGAGAACGCCGAAGAGGATATCCGCATCGCGACACAGCGCCAGTCCGATGTGATGGAACGGATCATCCGGGAGGAGCCGAAGTTCTGGTTCTGGTGCCACCGCCGCTGGAAAGGCGGGAGCAAGGGGATCTACGAGGCGTAGTCCTTAACGGGCACTCCGCTTTTTTCCGACGGCGTAAAAGAGCGGCCAGAGCAGCACTGCCGCCACCATCATCAGAGAACTCAGCAGCTGCCCCATCGTCATCCAGCCGCAGCAGATAAAGCCCAGCTGCGGGTCCGGGGCGCGCCAGAACTCCGCCGCGAAACGCATCGCCCCGTAGGCGA
Encoded proteins:
- the waaC gene encoding lipopolysaccharide heptosyltransferase I; translation: MNHPRIAIVRLSALGDIINSAVVLQFIRKHRPEARIDWITEAQFAPMLQGHPELATVHGIPLKQLKREKRFGLLRDTIAQLRALGPYDVIIDMQGLLKSALVARLLGPNVHGFDAASAREGAAALFYRTKSRIPYEANIIRRNCDIVAEALGFTVSDEELLAKAPALPVGPRPDFLDDVPYIAVVVGASWPSKCYPPAQLAAVCDALPFPCILVWGSEGEHMDAEAIAAETANARVAPKIGLPALRDLIGHAALTIGGDTGPTHLAWALNRPSIVLYGPTTPRMMFETPHNVAVESDSVVDILRIDKTDMSIATIPPASVIQKAKELL
- a CDS encoding lipid A biosynthesis lauroyl acyltransferase, translating into MILYYFFRAVEFCLMLLPYALRKAFFTGLASLAYAVDRQHRAVIRRNLEIAFGENVGEAEEKTIARYCYRNLLLNFLQVLENQRMTPQRQAELVTFANRDIVNRAREAGRPVIFVSGHFGNWELGATAIASQIMPTVSIHKQLNNPYFDRYLLASRSRLQMHMAEKHGAVKHLTRALKKGEAVSLMIDQNIRPRESIFVDFFGTQVTQTSAPAFLARKYNAAVIPVFIHTENEQHYTVRFEEEVPVPHTENAEEDIRIATQRQSDVMERIIREEPKFWFWCHRRWKGGSKGIYEA